One window of the Lemur catta isolate mLemCat1 chromosome 6, mLemCat1.pri, whole genome shotgun sequence genome contains the following:
- the RASSF8 gene encoding ras association domain-containing protein 8, with translation MELKVWVDGVQRIVCGVTEVTTCQEVVIALAQAIGRTGRYTLIEKWRDTERHLAPHENPIISLNKWGQYASDVQLILRRTGPSLGERPTSDSVARIPERTLYRQSLPPLAKLRPQIDKSIKRREPKRKSLTFTGGAKGLMDIFGKGKETEFKQKVLNNCKTTADELKKLIRLQTEKLQSIEKQLESNEIEIRFWEQKYNSNLEEEIVRLEQKIKRNDVEIEEEEFWENELQIEQENEKQLKDQLQEIRQKITECESKLKDYLAQIQTMESGLEAEKLQREVQEAQVNEEEVKGKIGKVKGEIDIQGQQSLRLENGIKAVERSLGQATKRLQDKEQELEQLTKELRQVNLQQFIQQTGTKVTVLPAEPIEIEASHADIEREVPFQSGSLKRPGSSRQLPSNLRILQNPISSGFNPEGIYV, from the exons GTCGAACTGGAAGGTACACCCTTATAGAAAAATGGAGAGATACTGAAAGACACTTAGCACCTCATGAAAATCCCATCATATCCTTAAACAAGTGGGGGCAGTATGCCAGCGACGTACAGCTCATCCTGCGCCGGACAGGCCCGTCCCTGGGCGAGCGGCCCACCTCAGACAGTGTGGCTCGGATTCCCGAAAGAACTTTGTACAGGCAGAGTCTGCCCCCCTTAGCTAAACTGAGGCCTCAGATTGACAAATCAATCAAAAGGAGAGAACCCAAAAGGAAATCGCTGACATTTACAGGAGGTGCCAAAGGATTAATGGACATTTTCGGAAAAGGTAAAGAAACCGAGTTTAAGCAAAAGGTGCTGAATAATTGCAAAACGACAGCAGATGAATTGAAGAAGCTGATCCGTTTGCAGACAGAGAAGCTTCAATCGATTGAGAAACAGCTGGAATCTAATGAAATAGAAATACGATTTTGGGAGCAAAAATATAATTCCAACCTTGAAGAGGAAATTGTTCGCCTGGAGCAAAAGATCAAAAGAAATGATGTAGAAATTGAGGAGGAGGAATTTTGGGAAAATGAATTACAGATtgaacaagaaaatgaaaagcagctGAAGGATCAACTTcaagaaataagacagaaaataacagaatGTGAAAGCAAATTAAAGGACTATTTGGCACAGATCCAGACCATGGAAAGCGGTCTTGAAGCAGAAAAATTGCAGCGGGAGGTTCAGGAGGCACAAGTCAATGAGGAAGAGGTTAAAGGAAAGATTGGTAAGGTCAAAGGGGAAATTGACATCCAAGGTCAGCAGAGTCTGAGGTTGGAAAATGGCATTAAAGCTGTGGAGAGATCTCTTGGACAAGCCACCAAACGATTACAG GACAAAGAACAAGAACTGGAGCAGTTGACTAAAGAGCTGCGGCAAGTCAATCTCCAGCAATTCATCCAGCAAACAGGGACAAAAGTTACCGTTTTGCCAGCAGAGCCCATTGAAATAGAGGCCTCACATGCGGACATAGAAAGGG AGGTGCCATTCCAGTCTGGGTCCCTGAAGCGACCTGGTTCATCTCGGCAGCTCCCCAGTAATCTTCGCATTCTGCAGAATCCTATCTCCTCTGGTTTTAACCCTGAAGGCATATATGTATAA